CATCCGAGAAGGGGAATCTTTGAAAGAAATGGAACCCTCGTTTCCCTATTGGAGTCAGCCTTTCTGTATATACCGCCTATGACTATCGTCTCTCCGTCTTTTACTATAAGCTGTGTCTTTGCCTCACGGGTATCCTTTGGCGGGATTCCAAGAACCGATTTTCCGAAGTCAAACTCATCCCTTTTGGTGTTTATTATCATAGCCACTTTATCATCGGACACTGCCCTTGGAGTCACGGAAAGGGAAAGGGTTGCCTGAACCCTTTCAACTGAGGTTGTTGTCACCCCCCCTACCGTGGTGCTTGTCCCAGAAGGCACAACTATCTCTGTTCCGCTTGTTATCTGAGCCTCCTGATTTTCAAGAACCCTTATGCGGGGGCTCGAAAGGATTTTTCCTGCTCCTGAATCCTCTAAGGCAGACAATACGGCATTAAGACTGAAATTGTCTTTAATATATCCCAAGCCCAATGAGCCTGTGGCAGCGCCACCTGTAAGAGGGACATTCACCGAGAAGGAGCTGTCAACTACCCATTCTGTGCTTTGTGCCGACCAGTTTATGCCAAACTCCCTTCTGAAGTTCGAGCTTACCTCCACTATCCTTGCCTCTATCATTATCTGTGCAGGTTGTATGTCCATGTTCCCAATCAGGGAGCTTATCTTGTCAACGACCTGAGGTATATCCTTCACAATTAATGAATTCGTAGATTCCACAGGTATTATCTGACCTTTGCCACTTAAAAATCCATTCAACGCACTTACCGATTTATCCGAGACCCTGAGGTATTTAAGTTTGAATTCCCTGACAACTACATACTCCTCCTTTTTTTCATAATCGGTAAGAGGCTCTACTAAGAGAAGCCCAGTCCTGACGATGCGATATGTATAGCCCTTGCTTTTTAAGATGGACTCTATGGCATCCCATAGGGGTATACCTTTGAGACTAACTGTCACATTGCCTGAGACAGAGTCATCCACAATGATATTTATACCGTGCTCCTGACTTAATGCCCTCAGGACATCTTTTATTGGCACATCCCTTAGCTCCATGGAAATCATTGGTCCTCTTTCTTCTTGAGCAAAGAGAGGCTGAAGGAAAACTAATACTAAGGCTATTGTTAAGACTATTGCCTTCATTTCTGTAGTTGTGTGCCTCTTATGGCAAACCTATCTATGCCAAGAAGGAATTTTTTGCCATTTCTTTCAAAAAGCACCTTGTCTCCTGAAATATCTAAGATTTTGAAGCCTGAGACAGTGTCGCCCTTTCTATAGAACTCTCCATTTATTATAGCCACTGCCTTTTTTCCATTAGATATCACCCCGCCTATCTTAATCATGAAAAGCCCCTCTTCCTTAACAGCAGTCTCCACCTTAAACCTGTCCTCGTATCTGACAAAGGGGTCTCTGCCCCATTTAGGCTGTTTATCCTTTTTCAGCTCCTCAATCTTTATGTCCGATAGCTCCATAGGATAAGAGGTGCCTACAAAGAGAAAAATAACGAGTCCACTTATGATAAGCCATGTCCTCATGTTTTCTCAAGATATGTCAGTGCTTTTATTAAGGCTATTCCCTGTGGGTAAACCGCATCGTTTGTCTCAAAGCGGATGGACTCTATAAGGAGAAGCCTGTGCTTTTCCCCAAGGTATCTTACGAAATCGTAAAGCTGTCTATATTTAACCCTTAGCTCTAATTTAAGCCGCATCTCTATAAATCTATCTTTCTGCCTTACTACCTCTGGAGATATAGATATAAAGTCAACTCCCAGTGCATTTGCCTGTCTGCTTATCGCAAGAAACATCTCATGAAATGTATCTGCCTTTGGAAGGGTAACAGGCATGGCTTGAGGAACCTCAGGAGGCTGTGCCTTTATAACAGTATCGAGTGTAGTTACATCTTTTAGGATGCTCTCGAAGCTCTGCCTTTTAATTCCAACTGCCTTTTTAGAAGGCTCATAAAGAAACATATAAGGAACGATAAACACAACTATGGCAGTAGTTATGCCTGCGATGAGCTTTTCTCTCAGGGAAAGCCCTTTCAGCTTCTTTTTTATAGCATTCAGGTCCATTGCACCTTAACCTTTAGCTCGAATGCTACATCCTTCTGTCCTTTCTGAGAGAAGACTATCTCTGCATCCGAAAAATAAATGGATGCCTCGAGCCTCGACATAAAACTGGCAACTGCAACCTGACTCTTTGAAAGTCCATTGACCCTCATATAAAACCCTGCCTCAGAATCCCTTACATCTATGAAATTCAGCCATACCTCATCAGGTATAACTACAGACAATTCGCTCAGCACAATGTCCCATGGCGGTGTCTTGTTAATCGCACCGGCTATCTCTTTATCATCAGTAATAACTAAAGGAGGGGGTGGTGGCTTAATCTGTCTTAGAAGAGCGGATTTTCTTTCCTCTGTCTTTCTTATCTCGGATTCAAGGTTTTTAGCCTTTATTATATTAGATGCAGACAGCCCTGCCACTCCTATAACATATGCCACAACCGTAATGCCTATATAAAAGACAATACCCTTCGAAGGTCTTGGTATCTTCCCTGCTGAAAGCAGGTTCAGGGTTTCCTTCAATTAGTCCTCCTTGCCAGTCCAATAGCAACCGAAAACCTTGGGCTGATGGACCTTATAGTCTCATCAGCCATCTGAAGACCAATAAATGGGTCAGGGACACTGACCAATATGTCAAGCGCATGAGAAAAAAACCTTCCTACTGCCGGGTTTATTGCCACACCACCTGTGAGTATGACCTCGGAAAAGGTTTTCTCCTTGAAATTTGCCTGATAATAATCCATTGAGCGCAGGGTCTCTTTAAGGAACTCCTCGAGAGGCTCTTTTAGTTCTTCGTCTCCTTCCCGTAAGAGCCTTTCTGCTTCCTCTTTACCGACTGCACTGGTGGTAAGGCTCTGGATGATAAAATTTCCTCCAATATCAACGGTCCTTGTCAGTCTGAGGATTCCTGCCTTTAGTATATTAATT
This portion of the Nitrospirota bacterium genome encodes:
- the pilO gene encoding type 4a pilus biogenesis protein PilO; amino-acid sequence: MDLNAIKKKLKGLSLREKLIAGITTAIVVFIVPYMFLYEPSKKAVGIKRQSFESILKDVTTLDTVIKAQPPEVPQAMPVTLPKADTFHEMFLAISRQANALGVDFISISPEVVRQKDRFIEMRLKLELRVKYRQLYDFVRYLGEKHRLLLIESIRFETNDAVYPQGIALIKALTYLEKT
- a CDS encoding PilN domain-containing protein — its product is MKETLNLLSAGKIPRPSKGIVFYIGITVVAYVIGVAGLSASNIIKAKNLESEIRKTEERKSALLRQIKPPPPPLVITDDKEIAGAINKTPPWDIVLSELSVVIPDEVWLNFIDVRDSEAGFYMRVNGLSKSQVAVASFMSRLEASIYFSDAEIVFSQKGQKDVAFELKVKVQWT